A segment of the Streptomyces sp. L2 genome:
GGCAGAGTGTTGGGCATGAGAGCCGACCGTACGCCGCGCCGGGACCAGTGCCCCGGCCTCACGCAGGGGAGCCGCCGATGAGCGCCCTCGCGTTGTCCGTGCTCCTGTCGTTCGTGTCCGCCGTCGCCTACGCGGCCGGGGCGATCGTGCAGGAACAGGTCGCGGTGTCCTCTGGCGGGCAGTACGCGCCGCTGCGCCGGCCCAGCTGGTGGGGCGCCCTCGCCCTGAACGGTCTCGGCGGTCTCCTGCACGTCGTCGCGCTGGCCTACGGCCCCCTCAGCCTGGTGCAGCCGCTCGGCGCGCTCACCATCGTCTTCGCGCTGCCCATGGCCGCGCTGTTCGTCGGCCGCAAGGCCGGCGCCACCGCCTGGCGCGGCGCCATCATGGCCACGGTCGGCCTCGCGGGCCTGCTCTCCCTGGTCGGCGCCTCCGACGCGCGCTCCCTCGACGCGGCCCAGCGGGTGGGCGTCGCCCTGGTCACCGGCGGCGCCGTCGTCGCCCTGATGATCGCGGGCCGGGCCGCCCACCGGCACCCGGCCGTGCGCAGCGTGCTGCTCGCCACCGGTTCGGGCATCGCGTTCGGCATGGCGTCGGTGTTCACCAAGACTGTCGCTGTCGACTGGACCCACGGCGTCGCCCTGACCGAACTGCCCTCCCTCGCCGTGATCGCCGTCTTCGCGACCGCGGGCGTACTGCTCTCCCAGGCGTCGTACAAGGGCGGCGGCCTCGCCGCGCCGCTGGCCACCCTGACGGTGGTCAACCCGGTGCTGGCCGCGGCGGTGGGCATCACGATGTTCGGCGAGACGTTCCGCTACGGCACCACCGGCACCGTGCTCGCACTGGGCTGCGGTGTCGTGGCGGCGGGCGGCCTGATCCTGCTGACGACGGAGCGGATCGGGCGGACCGGTGGACGGCCGGCGGCTGTGGAGGCGGGCGAGCGGGTCCCCGCTCCCGCGCCGGCGGCGGTGTCCCGGGAGGCGCTGGACGCGGTTCCGCAGCAGCGGCCGGCGGCGGAGACGACGCGGGCCGAGCCGATGCGGGCCGAGCCGGGGGCGGGAGCCGCGGGCGCGGTCGTCGCCGACAGCGGAGCCGTGGCCGAACCGAATGCGTCCGGTGAGGTGGACGCCGGTGTCGAGAAACTGCTCGACGAGGTGCTCGGGCGGCCGGTCCCGGACGGCACCCCGCCCGGTGCCGTGGACGGGCTGGAGGGCCGCGGCGTCGTCGAGTCCCGCCTGCCGGCGTCGTACGTCCCGTTCCCCTCGGGCGTCGCGGTGCCGCTGCCCGTCCTGGACCGGCACCGCGCCCGCGTCAGATCCTGATCACGTCAGATCCTGATCTGATCACGTCAGATCTTGACCCCACCGGCTCGCAGATAGGCGAGCGGATCGACGTCGGAACCGAACCCGGGCCCCGTCCGCACCTCGAAGTGCAGATGCGGGCCCGTGACGTTTCCGGTGGCACCGGAGCGGCCGATGCGCCGGCCGGCGGCCACGTTCTGCCCGGCGCGTACCGAGATCGCCGACAGGTGGGCGTACTGCGTGTAGTGGCCGTCGGCGTGCCGGATGACGACCTGGTAGCCGTAGGCGCCGCCCCAGTCCGCGGCCACGACGTGCCCGGCCTCGACCGCGCTGACGGAGGTGCCGGTGGGCACGAGGAAGTCCACTCCGGTGTGGTAGCCCTTCGACCAGTGCGGGCCGGACACGCGGTAGCCGGTGCCGATGGCCGCGTGCACCGGTGCCACGAGGGTGTGCCGGTCGGTGGACGCCGCGTGGCCGTGGTGGCTCTCGTGGTGGGGCTGCCTGTGCTCCGGCGGCTTGCGCTCCGGGGCCTTCTTTCCGGGGGACTTGGTGGTGTGCGGCGGGGTGGTGGTGTGCGGCGGGTGCGCGGCCGGGGTTCCGGTGGCGCGCAGGTCGAGCCGCTGTCCCGGCCGGATCAGGTCGGGGTCGGCGCCGATGATCGTCCGGTTGCCCGCGTACAGCCGCTGCCAGCCGCCGGGCACCCGCTTGGTCTCGGCGATCCCGGAGAGGGTGTCGCCGTGCACCACCGTGTACATCTCGGCCTTGCCGGCCCGGGACTGCGGGGTGGTCTGGGGGCGCACGTCGGGGGCGGAGGCGGACTTGGCGCGAGCGGAGGTGGTGTGGGCGGAGGCGGTGTGGGCGGCAGCGGGCTCGGCGCCGGTGGCCTTCGCGGGCCGCTCACGGGTGCTCTCTGTGTGCACCGCCGCTCCGCCGCCGTCCCGGTGCAGTCCCGCGCGCACCGAGCACACCGGCCAGGCGCCCGGCCCCTGCCCGTCGAGGACCTTCTCGGCGACGGCGATCTGCTGCTCCCGGCCCGCCAGGTCGGCGCGCGGCGCGTACCGGTTGCCGCCGTACGCCTCCCAGGTGGACTGGGTGAACTGCAGGCCGCCGTAGAAGCCGTTGCCCGTGTTGATGTTCCAGTCGCCGCCGGCCTCGCAGGCGGCGACCTTGTTCCAGGTGGCCGAGTCGGCCGCGCCGGCGGTGCCCGCGACGACCAGCGGGATCGCGAGGCCGGCGCCGCTCGCGGTGACGGTGAGCGAGGCGCGGTTGATCCTGTTCGGCTGGTACCGGCGATGCCGGCCGCGTACGGCCATGTCCGAAATCCCCTCGGCATGCGTCAGAAGGGGCAAAAATAAGCGCCGCGAACAGGCCATGACAAGACAGCATTTCGGCCGTGTCGTCCCGTCAAGTGGCTGGGGAACGGCGTGTCTTGACGGGGCCGGCGGGCGGACGGGACCGCGCTGAGGCGTCGGGTGCGTCCCGTGCGTACTCAAGCGCGGCGGGCCGGATGTGCGCTCGCCGGAGCGGCGCGTCAGGATGGGCCGTGGCCCGCACGGACGGGGCCGTACTGACAAGGCAACGAGGGAGCAGGCGGTATGAGCACTTCAGCGCAGATCGGCGTCACGGGCCTGGCGGTCATGGGCCGCAATCTCGCCCGCAACTTCGCGCGCAACGGCTACACGGTCGCCGTGCACAACCGTACGGCGGCGAAGACGCACGCGCTGGTGGAGGAGTTCGGGCACGAGGGCGAGTTCGTCGCGGCCGAGACCGCCAAGGAGTTCGTGGCGGCGCTGGAGCGGCCGCGCCGGCTCGTCGTGATGGTGAAGGCCGGTGAGCCGACGGACGCGGTGATTCAGGAGTTCGCGCCGCTGCTGGAGCCCGGCGACATGATCATCGACGGGGGCAACGCGCACTTCGCGGACACCCGGCGCCGGGAGCGGGAGCTGCGCGAGCGCGGCCTCCACTTCGTGGGCGCGGGCATCTCCGGCGGCGAGGAGGGCGCGCTGCACGGGCCGAGCATCATGCCGGGCGGATCGCCCGAGTCGTACGAGTCGCTGGGCCCGATGCTGGAGAAGATCTCCGCGAAGGCGGCGGACGGGGCGCCCTGTGTGACGCATGTCGGCCCCGACGGCGCCGGCCACTTCGTGAAGATGGTGCACAACGGCATCGAGTACGCCGACATGCAGCTGATCGGCGAGGCGTACCAGTTGCTGCGCGATGTCGCCGGGTACTCCCCCGCGCAGATCGCGGACATCTTCCGCACCTGGAACACCGGGCGACTGGACTCCTACCTGATCGAGATCACCGCCGAGGTGCTGTCCCACGTGGACGCGGAGACCGGCAAGCCGTTCGTGGACGTCGTCGTCGACCAGGCCGAGCAGAAGGGGACCGGCCGCTGGACCGTCCAGATCGCGCTGGACCTGGGCGTGCCCGTGTCCGGGATCGCGGAGGCCGTCTTCGCGCGGTCCCTGTCCGGGCACGCGGCCCTGCGGGAGGCGTCGCGCGGGCTGGCCGGGCCGACGGCGGCGGCGCTGAGCGAGGCGGAGGCGGGCGCGTTCGCGGACCGCGTGGAGCAGGCGCTGTACGCATCGAAGATCGTGTCGTACACGCAGGGCTTCCACGAGATCGCCGCGGGCAGCGAGGAGTACGGCTGGGACATCGACCTGGGCGCGGTCTCCTCGATCTGGCGGGGCGGCTGCATCATCCGCGCGGCGTTCCTGGACCGGATCCGGGCGGCGTACGACGCGCGCGCCGACCTGCCGAGCCTGCTGTCGGACGGCACGTTCGCGCAGGAGATCGCGGCGGCGCAGGACGACTGGCGCGAGGTGCTGGTCGCCGCGGTGCGGCAGGGGGTGCCGACGCCGGGGTTCGCTGCGGCGCTGGCGTACTACGACGCGTTGCGGGCGGAACGGTTGCCTGCGGCGCTTACGCAGGGGCAGCGGGACTTCTTTGGGGCGCACACGTATCGGAGGGTGGACCGGGAGGGGTCGTTCCACACGCTGTGGGGCGGGGAGCGGGGGGAGGTTTCGGCGTAGGGCCGGTCCGGTCGGCTTCCCGTTCCGGGGGGGGTGAGTCGCCCAAGGGGGCGTGGGGTGCGGTTGCTGCGCGGGTGCGGGTGATTGGTGGCTTGTCGCGCAGTTCCCCGCGCCCCTTTGGGGCGTGCGGTTTGGGGGCGCGTGGCCGTTGACTGTGGCTTGGCGCGCGGTTCCCCGCGCCCCTTTGGGGGGTGCGGTTTGGGGGCGCGTGGCCGTTGACTGTGGCTTGGCGCGCGGTTCCCCGCGCCCCTTTGGGGGGTGCGGATTGGGGGCGCGTGGCCGTTGACTGTGGCTTCGCACGCAGTTCCCCCGCGCCCCTTTGCGGGGTGCGGATTGGGGGCGGAGTTGTCAGGTGAGGGGTGGGCCCGGTTCTGGGGTGGGGGTTGGGTCCGGGTTTGGGGGGACCGGGGCCGGGCCTGGGGGGCCGGGGTGTGGTGGGGCCGGCGGGGGTGTGGGGTCCGGGCCCGGTGCGGGTGGGGTCGGGGGTGGGGTGGGGTCTGGGCCCGGCGCGGGTGGGGTGGGTTCCGGGCCGGGGGCGGGGGGTGGGACCGGGGACGGATAGGGGTCCGGTGGGGTGGGGGCGGGGCCCGGGGTCGGGCCCGGGGGGACGGGGTCGGGGTACGGGTTGGTCATGGTGTCCTCCGGCCGGTCGCTGGACGGTTCTGGACGTCGCCTCTGGACTATTCCCCCGCCTACCCGTGGCCCGCGCGGCCACTCACCCGACGGCGGCACGGCGCGGGGCCAGGTGGCCGTGCTCAGTGGCCGGAAACCGCCGCCAGGGCGGCGGCGGTCAGGCCGGGGCGTGGGCTGGAGAGCAAGGGGACCGTGGTGGCCGTGAGCCGCTGGGCCGGGGCCATGGACGCCTGGGCGAGGACGATCACGTCGGTTTCGGTGCCGGTGAGCGCGTCGGCCGCGGCGGCCACGTGGCGGGCGTAGGCCTCGGTGTCACCGGAGGCGAAATGGCGCCAGGCGCCGTCGACCAGCCGGGTGCGGACCGACACGGGCCGGGCCGCACGTGCCGCCTCCTCCTCGATCAGGTCGACCGTGGGGCGCAGCGTGGCGGCAACGGTGGCGAGGACGGTGACGCGCGGGCCGGCGGCGACGGCGGCGGCCGCCATGGGCCGATCGACGCGCAGGACCGGTACGGCCGCGCGGGTACCGAGGGCCTCGGCCGCGCCGCCGATCGTGGAGCAGGTGCAGAGCACCGCGTGCGCGCCGGTGGCGACGGCCCGGTCGAGGGCGGCCCGCACGTCGTCGGTCACGGCGTCGACGCCGTGCCGCCCGGCCCGCTCCAGCAGGTCTTCGTCCACCAGGTGGCGCAGGCGCAGCCCGGGGTGGTCGCTGTCGCGCAGGGCGTCGAAGACGGGGATGTGGGCGGGCGAGGTGTGCAGCAGGGCGAGCGTCGCCCGGGAGGCCATCAGAACCGGCCGGGGTGCGCCGCCAGCCACTGCTTCGCGGCGTCGAGCAGGTCGGGGTCGGCCAGCGGGGCGACGTCGCGGTGGCGTTCGGCCCACTGGACGACGTACGGGCACAACGGGGCCACGGGGACGCCGGCGCGCTCGGCGAGGGCGTACAGCTCGCGGGCCAGGGAGCCGGCGATGCCCTGCCCCTCGTGGGCCGGCTCCACGATCGTGTGGACGGGGACCAGGGCGGGCGCGGGCGAGTCCAGCACGAAGTACTCGACACGGCCGACGACTTCGCCGTCGGCCACGGCCTCCAGGCGGCCCGCCGCCCGGTCGTCACGGATCTCGATGTCGCTCACGGGCACGCACGCTCCTGGTCCTCGTCCGGCGGTCAGGCCCCCACTGCCTGCGGGCTGCGCTCCTGATCCGAGCCGGGCACCGGCTCCGACGGGTCGGCGCCGAGGGCCACGATCCGGTTGTCACCGTCGACGTGCACCACCCGCGGCTTCAGCGCGCGGGCCTCGGCGTCGCTGACCTGAGCGTAGCTGATGATGATCACCAGGTCGCCGGGGTGGACGAGGTGGGCCGCCGCCCCGTTGATCCCGATGACCCCGGACCCCCGCTCGCCCTCGATGACGTACGTCTCCAGCCGGGCGCCGTTGGTGATGTCGACGATGTGCACCAGCTCACCGGGCAGCAGATCGACGGCCTCCAGCAGCTCGGCGTCGATGGTCACCGATCCCACGTAGTGCAGGTCGGCCTGGGTGACGGTGGCGCGGTGGATCTTGGACTTGAACATGGTGCGCAGCATGTTGGACTCCCGAAAGACGGCTCCCTGCCCGCTTTGTGCAGGTCAAGGGCGCTCTCGACCTTACACCGAGCTCTCCGCCCGGTGTTGTGAGGAACATCGCTCCGGTCGGCTCAGCCGCCGCTCTTGCGCCTGAACGACCGCTGGCTCGCGGCCGGGCCGTGTGCCGCACGCACCTTCGACGCGTCCGGGCCGGCGGCGACATCGGCCGCGTCCGCCTGCGCACCGCGCTTGCGTGCCAGGGCTTCGCGGAACTTGCGCTTGAGGTCGTAGTTGCCGTCGCTGTCCGGCGCCAGGGGGGACGTCTCGCGGGCGGCGGCGGGCTCCGAACCTTCCTGAGCTTCCGTGGGTACGGACTCTGCGGTCATGGTGACCTCCTGGGTTCGGGGGGTTGGGGCACGCACAGCTTGTCATGGAGGGCGCGGTGCCGGGCGGAGGGTGGCGGCCCCGGGGGCGGAATTCACTGCCGGGGCGGCAGCCTCTCAGCCGTTGCGGCGCACGTGCGCGGCCTTGCGGGCCTCGGCGAGCCTGCGGGCCTCGCCGGCTTTCCGGGACTTCCCTCCGGCGCGGCGGGAGGGGTCCTTGGTGGTGCCGAGGCCGCGGAAGGGGGCGTTGGTGTTCTTGGCGCGGGGAACGGCGGGCGCGCTGTCGAGCGGGACGCCGGACGGGGCCTTCGCACCGGTGATCCGGCTCAGCTCCGCCTCGCCCGAGCGCACCTTGGTGACGGTCGGCTCGACGCCGGCCTCGGCCATCACG
Coding sequences within it:
- a CDS encoding DMT family transporter; its protein translation is MSALALSVLLSFVSAVAYAAGAIVQEQVAVSSGGQYAPLRRPSWWGALALNGLGGLLHVVALAYGPLSLVQPLGALTIVFALPMAALFVGRKAGATAWRGAIMATVGLAGLLSLVGASDARSLDAAQRVGVALVTGGAVVALMIAGRAAHRHPAVRSVLLATGSGIAFGMASVFTKTVAVDWTHGVALTELPSLAVIAVFATAGVLLSQASYKGGGLAAPLATLTVVNPVLAAAVGITMFGETFRYGTTGTVLALGCGVVAAGGLILLTTERIGRTGGRPAAVEAGERVPAPAPAAVSREALDAVPQQRPAAETTRAEPMRAEPGAGAAGAVVADSGAVAEPNASGEVDAGVEKLLDEVLGRPVPDGTPPGAVDGLEGRGVVESRLPASYVPFPSGVAVPLPVLDRHRARVRS
- a CDS encoding transglycosylase family protein encodes the protein MAVRGRHRRYQPNRINRASLTVTASGAGLAIPLVVAGTAGAADSATWNKVAACEAGGDWNINTGNGFYGGLQFTQSTWEAYGGNRYAPRADLAGREQQIAVAEKVLDGQGPGAWPVCSVRAGLHRDGGGAAVHTESTRERPAKATGAEPAAAHTASAHTTSARAKSASAPDVRPQTTPQSRAGKAEMYTVVHGDTLSGIAETKRVPGGWQRLYAGNRTIIGADPDLIRPGQRLDLRATGTPAAHPPHTTTPPHTTKSPGKKAPERKPPEHRQPHHESHHGHAASTDRHTLVAPVHAAIGTGYRVSGPHWSKGYHTGVDFLVPTGTSVSAVEAGHVVAADWGGAYGYQVVIRHADGHYTQYAHLSAISVRAGQNVAAGRRIGRSGATGNVTGPHLHFEVRTGPGFGSDVDPLAYLRAGGVKI
- the gndA gene encoding NADP-dependent phosphogluconate dehydrogenase; this translates as MSTSAQIGVTGLAVMGRNLARNFARNGYTVAVHNRTAAKTHALVEEFGHEGEFVAAETAKEFVAALERPRRLVVMVKAGEPTDAVIQEFAPLLEPGDMIIDGGNAHFADTRRRERELRERGLHFVGAGISGGEEGALHGPSIMPGGSPESYESLGPMLEKISAKAADGAPCVTHVGPDGAGHFVKMVHNGIEYADMQLIGEAYQLLRDVAGYSPAQIADIFRTWNTGRLDSYLIEITAEVLSHVDAETGKPFVDVVVDQAEQKGTGRWTVQIALDLGVPVSGIAEAVFARSLSGHAALREASRGLAGPTAAALSEAEAGAFADRVEQALYASKIVSYTQGFHEIAAGSEEYGWDIDLGAVSSIWRGGCIIRAAFLDRIRAAYDARADLPSLLSDGTFAQEIAAAQDDWREVLVAAVRQGVPTPGFAAALAYYDALRAERLPAALTQGQRDFFGAHTYRRVDREGSFHTLWGGERGEVSA
- a CDS encoding aspartate/glutamate racemase family protein produces the protein MASRATLALLHTSPAHIPVFDALRDSDHPGLRLRHLVDEDLLERAGRHGVDAVTDDVRAALDRAVATGAHAVLCTCSTIGGAAEALGTRAAVPVLRVDRPMAAAAVAAGPRVTVLATVAATLRPTVDLIEEEAARAARPVSVRTRLVDGAWRHFASGDTEAYARHVAAAADALTGTETDVIVLAQASMAPAQRLTATTVPLLSSPRPGLTAAALAAVSGH
- a CDS encoding GNAT family N-acetyltransferase: MSDIEIRDDRAAGRLEAVADGEVVGRVEYFVLDSPAPALVPVHTIVEPAHEGQGIAGSLARELYALAERAGVPVAPLCPYVVQWAERHRDVAPLADPDLLDAAKQWLAAHPGRF
- the panD gene encoding aspartate 1-decarboxylase, translated to MLRTMFKSKIHRATVTQADLHYVGSVTIDAELLEAVDLLPGELVHIVDITNGARLETYVIEGERGSGVIGINGAAAHLVHPGDLVIIISYAQVSDAEARALKPRVVHVDGDNRIVALGADPSEPVPGSDQERSPQAVGA
- a CDS encoding DUF5302 domain-containing protein, with protein sequence MTAESVPTEAQEGSEPAAARETSPLAPDSDGNYDLKRKFREALARKRGAQADAADVAAGPDASKVRAAHGPAASQRSFRRKSGG